In one window of Corynebacterium incognita DNA:
- a CDS encoding glycosyltransferase yields MSLHDEQVDYPEKLARILMPAPGEPFDVRMLYVLESEHNHNRVKWDGRFGVTIPAGSEVSFETYFNSFPASYWRRWSQLDSVVLQLTIEGQAAVSIYRSKTDGTRVAVESHLVTSGTHAFELSLKNFEDGGLLWFDLTADEDTTLSDAAWCAPHAPRAQVMPDGTEIAPSDKRVAVGIPTFNRPADAVAALQALGSDEVVDSIIDYVLMPDQGTQHPADEPGYAEATAHFGERFREFRQGNLGGSGGYSRIMFEALENTDSPFILYMDDDIAIEPDSILRAVQAARFAASPIVVGGQMLNLQERSQLRTTGERVNRSDFMWGPAPHAVYDHDFVKYPLRAIGDDQSRKDPNKYDSRNLHRRIDVEYNGWWMCLFPRVVAETNGQPLPLFIKWDDTEYSLRAAKNGFPTVTWPGAAIWHMAWADKDDAIDWQAYFPLRNRLIVAAMYHDGDAKGITRSIFKSTLKHTMCMEYSTMAIQIEAMRDFLAGPEHLFDILETSLPRIAEIRKGYSDAVIIDSADELPAPTGAPGVPTKNVGGRLSKLKKLPWLAKTVQHMVTKEDPAHHEAPQLNLTADEARWFTLSRVDSATVTTAGGTGVAFRKRDRELAKDLVKETRALLREIEENFEDLKALYRGAMPQLTSRDEWRKIFE; encoded by the coding sequence ATGTCCTTGCACGATGAACAGGTTGATTACCCCGAAAAGCTCGCGCGCATCCTCATGCCCGCGCCCGGCGAGCCTTTCGATGTCCGTATGCTCTACGTGCTCGAATCCGAGCACAACCACAACCGCGTGAAATGGGATGGGCGCTTCGGCGTCACCATCCCCGCCGGTTCCGAGGTGAGCTTTGAAACCTACTTTAACTCCTTCCCGGCCTCCTACTGGCGGCGTTGGTCCCAGTTAGATTCCGTGGTGCTGCAGCTGACCATTGAGGGTCAGGCCGCAGTATCCATTTATCGTTCCAAGACCGACGGCACCCGCGTGGCCGTAGAATCCCACCTGGTCACCAGCGGTACGCACGCGTTTGAGCTGTCCCTGAAGAACTTCGAGGACGGCGGCCTGCTGTGGTTCGACCTCACCGCTGACGAGGACACCACGCTTTCCGACGCCGCCTGGTGCGCCCCGCACGCCCCGCGTGCCCAGGTCATGCCTGACGGCACCGAGATCGCGCCGTCGGATAAGCGCGTTGCGGTGGGTATCCCCACCTTTAACCGCCCTGCCGACGCCGTGGCCGCGCTGCAGGCGCTGGGTTCTGACGAGGTCGTGGACTCCATCATCGACTACGTGCTCATGCCGGACCAGGGCACCCAGCACCCAGCAGACGAGCCTGGTTATGCCGAGGCCACCGCGCACTTCGGCGAGCGCTTTCGCGAGTTCCGCCAGGGCAACCTGGGTGGCTCCGGTGGCTACTCCCGCATCATGTTCGAAGCCCTAGAAAACACCGATTCCCCGTTCATCTTGTACATGGACGATGACATCGCCATCGAGCCGGATTCCATCCTGCGCGCCGTGCAGGCCGCCCGTTTTGCTGCCTCGCCCATCGTTGTCGGCGGTCAGATGCTTAACCTGCAGGAGCGCTCCCAGCTGCGCACCACCGGCGAGCGCGTCAACCGCTCTGATTTCATGTGGGGTCCGGCCCCGCACGCGGTCTACGATCACGACTTTGTCAAGTACCCGCTGCGCGCCATCGGCGACGACCAGTCCCGCAAAGACCCGAACAAGTACGACTCCCGTAACCTGCACCGCCGCATCGATGTGGAGTACAACGGCTGGTGGATGTGCCTGTTCCCCCGCGTCGTGGCGGAGACCAACGGCCAGCCGCTGCCGCTGTTTATCAAGTGGGATGACACAGAGTACTCCCTGCGCGCCGCCAAGAACGGCTTCCCCACGGTGACGTGGCCGGGCGCCGCCATTTGGCACATGGCGTGGGCCGACAAGGATGACGCGATTGACTGGCAGGCGTATTTCCCCCTGCGCAACCGCCTCATCGTGGCCGCGATGTACCACGACGGTGACGCCAAGGGCATCACCCGCTCTATCTTCAAGTCCACGCTCAAGCACACCATGTGCATGGAATACTCCACCATGGCCATCCAGATCGAGGCCATGCGCGACTTCCTGGCCGGCCCGGAGCACCTCTTCGACATCCTGGAGACCTCGCTGCCGCGCATCGCGGAGATTCGCAAGGGCTACTCAGATGCCGTCATTATCGACTCCGCGGATGAGCTGCCTGCGCCCACCGGCGCGCCGGGTGTCCCCACTAAGAACGTCGGTGGTCGCCTGAGCAAGCTGAAGAAGCTGCCGTGGCTGGCCAAGACCGTCCAGCACATGGTGACCAAGGAAGACCCCGCGCACCACGAGGCCCCGCAGCTCAACCTCACCGCGGACGAGGCCCGCTGGTTCACGCTGTCCCGTGTGGATTCGGCTACCGTGACCACCGCCGGCGGCACCGGCGTGGCCTTCCGCAAGCGCGACCGTGAGCTGGCTAAGGACCTGGTCAAGGAGACGCGCGCCCTGCTGCGTGAGATTGAGGAGAACTTCGAGGACCTCAAGGCGCTCTACCGCGGCGCGATGCCGCAGCTGACCTCCCGTGACGAGTGGAGGAAGATCTTTGAATAA
- a CDS encoding DUF5129 domain-containing protein — MNSLRPAAAPLRSAAFLIVLFALATVLAPSALALSETPGVGKNLGTTAGDDAAPSSPAAGSVQVSVFSDNGALDVDREFLEQETAKLDLPPEVTRVHYVLLSTNDDKFNDTMEQHIRATEPDMIADNDDRWANGVLISAVGLDPRRNGLYCGDDVCAALRLDKGSHLDHALDAGKDSFKNDRFGPGLLQQVSAALEEPEEGNGGMWAGIIGGTAAVGGLGAMAAAFVAVRKSSAKKRREQFDYVSKNYGRIGQKLQEIDVRAHSLTSPIANDELRRQWTEVRDTFLSLHDTQSRIPDLLGADDKTLRKYGKDISSMYEATTHLEQAENNIDKLWDMEHGDTATRRREVENLREDLRAARLETAKYDAEVTELLHRCEELALRLEADNFMDDYARLLRDSAVTNGYIAKEKGFEGTDNEAPKLHESGWRPGVGYHSYTPFVVLSTWNDEAQAAASSSTNTSYSSGFSGGGGSSSW; from the coding sequence ATGAACAGCCTCCGCCCAGCCGCCGCTCCCCTCCGCTCCGCCGCGTTCCTTATTGTCTTGTTCGCACTCGCGACGGTGCTCGCGCCGTCCGCCCTGGCTCTCTCCGAGACGCCGGGCGTGGGCAAAAACCTCGGCACCACTGCCGGGGACGACGCCGCCCCCTCCTCCCCTGCCGCAGGCTCGGTCCAGGTGAGCGTGTTCTCCGACAACGGCGCACTCGACGTGGACCGGGAGTTCCTGGAACAAGAGACCGCGAAGCTCGACCTGCCGCCGGAGGTCACCCGGGTGCACTACGTGCTGCTCAGCACCAACGACGACAAGTTCAATGACACGATGGAGCAGCACATCCGCGCCACGGAGCCGGACATGATCGCCGATAACGACGATCGCTGGGCCAACGGCGTACTCATCTCCGCGGTAGGACTGGACCCGCGCCGCAACGGCCTGTACTGCGGCGACGACGTGTGCGCGGCGCTGAGATTGGACAAGGGCAGCCACCTCGACCACGCCTTGGACGCAGGCAAGGATTCGTTCAAGAACGACCGCTTCGGACCCGGCCTCTTGCAGCAGGTAAGCGCCGCGCTGGAGGAGCCGGAGGAAGGCAACGGTGGGATGTGGGCCGGAATAATTGGCGGGACCGCCGCGGTTGGTGGCCTGGGAGCGATGGCCGCTGCCTTCGTTGCGGTGCGCAAAAGCTCCGCCAAGAAGCGTCGCGAGCAGTTCGACTACGTGTCCAAGAACTACGGCCGCATCGGACAAAAGCTCCAGGAGATCGACGTGCGCGCCCACTCGCTGACCTCGCCGATTGCCAACGACGAGCTGCGGCGCCAGTGGACGGAAGTCCGCGACACGTTCTTGTCATTGCACGACACGCAGTCGCGCATCCCGGACCTACTCGGCGCGGACGACAAGACGCTGCGCAAGTACGGCAAGGACATCTCTTCCATGTACGAGGCCACCACGCACCTGGAGCAGGCGGAAAACAACATCGACAAGCTGTGGGACATGGAGCACGGTGACACCGCTACTCGACGCCGCGAGGTGGAGAACCTGCGCGAGGACCTCCGCGCGGCGCGGCTGGAGACGGCGAAGTATGACGCCGAAGTCACCGAGTTGTTGCACCGCTGCGAAGAACTGGCCCTGCGCCTGGAGGCGGACAACTTCATGGACGATTACGCGCGCCTGTTGCGTGATAGCGCGGTGACAAACGGCTACATCGCAAAGGAAAAGGGTTTCGAAGGCACGGACAACGAGGCGCCGAAGCTGCACGAGTCCGGCTGGCGCCCGGGCGTGGGCTACCACTCGTACACCCCGTTTGTGGTCCTGTCTACCTGGAACGACGAGGCCCAAGCCGCGGCCTCGTCTTCCACAAACACCAGCTACTCCTCCGGTTTCTCCGGCGGAGGCGGCTCCTCCAGCTGGTAG
- a CDS encoding three-helix bundle dimerization domain-containing protein — translation MTNQDRFATIREDLHARFGHAHSAREINARLDWAIEKHSANASLDEFLPVLVEREVNGFFGEHRPHVRFAAGSDHALAHAAAVLTERLGGDALFVDTATVHPENEGDTRIEHVLAERGLGEAPSEAVAESRMVAMPDYIIFLGVDVPRDEAGKEIKIWDLPKGTDLESSRELADDLEARVFYMLSKLGITPLELPQSEAARQMVAAQ, via the coding sequence ATGACTAACCAAGATCGTTTTGCAACCATTCGTGAAGATCTGCACGCTCGCTTTGGCCACGCCCACAGCGCGCGCGAGATTAACGCCCGCCTCGACTGGGCCATTGAGAAGCACTCGGCGAATGCATCGCTGGACGAGTTTCTCCCCGTCCTCGTGGAGCGCGAGGTTAACGGCTTCTTCGGTGAGCACCGCCCGCACGTGCGCTTTGCTGCCGGTAGCGACCACGCCTTGGCGCATGCCGCTGCTGTGCTCACCGAGCGTCTGGGGGGTGACGCTCTCTTTGTAGATACCGCGACCGTCCACCCGGAAAACGAGGGTGACACCCGTATTGAGCACGTACTCGCCGAGCGTGGCCTGGGCGAGGCCCCGTCGGAGGCGGTAGCCGAGTCCCGCATGGTGGCCATGCCGGATTACATCATTTTCCTGGGTGTCGATGTGCCTCGTGACGAGGCCGGTAAGGAAATTAAGATCTGGGATCTGCCGAAGGGCACCGATCTGGAATCCTCCCGCGAGCTTGCCGACGACCTCGAGGCCCGCGTGTTCTACATGCTGAGCAAGTTGGGCATCACCCCGCTCGAGCTGCCACAGTCCGAGGCTGCGCGCCAGATGGTCGCTGCTCAGTAA
- the glf gene encoding UDP-galactopyranose mutase, protein MTTYDLIVVGSGFFGLTVAERAASQLGKKVLIVEKRDHLGGNAYSEAEPETGIEVHKYGAHLFHTSNKRVWDYVTQFTDFTDYQHRVFAMHDGTAYQFPMGLGLINQFFGRYYSPDEARELIKEQAGEIAPEDAQNLEEKAISLIGRPLYEAFIRDYTAKQWQTDPKNLPASNITRLPVRYTFNNRYFSDTYEGLPVEGYAAWLNNMADHENIEVRLNTDWFEVREDLRSESPEAPVVYTGPLDRYFDYADGELGWRTLDFDMEVLNTGDFQGTPVMNYNDADVDYTRIHEFRHFHPERADRYPKDKTVIMKEYSRFADKDDEPYYPINTPEDRSKLEAYRRRAAEEARTNKVLFGGRLGTYQYLDMHMAIASALTMWDNKLAPYFTDGTALEQERGH, encoded by the coding sequence ATGACTACCTATGACCTCATTGTCGTCGGCTCCGGATTCTTTGGCCTGACCGTTGCAGAGCGCGCTGCCTCCCAGCTGGGCAAGAAAGTGCTCATCGTTGAAAAGCGTGACCACCTAGGCGGCAACGCCTACTCCGAAGCGGAGCCGGAGACCGGCATCGAGGTCCATAAGTACGGCGCCCACCTGTTCCACACCTCCAACAAGCGCGTGTGGGACTACGTCACCCAGTTCACCGACTTCACCGACTACCAGCACCGCGTCTTCGCGATGCACGACGGCACCGCCTACCAGTTCCCCATGGGCCTGGGGCTCATCAATCAGTTCTTCGGCCGCTACTACTCCCCAGACGAGGCGCGCGAGCTCATCAAGGAGCAAGCCGGCGAAATCGCGCCGGAGGACGCGCAGAACCTGGAAGAAAAGGCCATCTCGCTCATCGGTCGCCCGCTCTACGAGGCGTTCATCCGTGACTACACCGCGAAGCAGTGGCAGACCGATCCGAAGAACCTGCCGGCCTCCAACATCACCCGCCTGCCGGTGCGCTACACCTTTAATAACCGCTACTTCAGCGATACCTACGAGGGCCTGCCGGTCGAGGGCTACGCAGCGTGGCTGAACAATATGGCCGACCACGAGAACATCGAGGTCCGACTCAACACCGACTGGTTCGAGGTCCGCGAGGACCTGCGCTCCGAGAGCCCCGAGGCGCCCGTGGTCTACACCGGCCCGCTGGATCGCTACTTCGACTACGCCGACGGCGAGCTGGGCTGGCGCACCTTGGACTTCGATATGGAGGTCCTCAATACCGGCGATTTCCAGGGCACCCCGGTGATGAACTACAACGACGCGGACGTGGACTACACCCGCATCCACGAGTTCCGCCACTTCCACCCGGAGCGCGCTGACCGCTATCCCAAGGACAAGACGGTTATCATGAAGGAGTACTCGCGCTTCGCCGACAAGGACGACGAGCCGTACTACCCGATCAACACCCCTGAGGATCGCTCCAAGCTGGAGGCTTACCGACGCCGCGCGGCCGAGGAGGCCCGCACCAACAAGGTCCTGTTCGGCGGCCGCTTGGGCACCTACCAGTACCTGGACATGCATATGGCGATCGCCTCCGCCCTGACCATGTGGGATAACAAGCTCGCCCCGTACTTCACTGACGGCACCGCCCTCGAGCAGGAGCGCGGCCACTAA
- a CDS encoding N-acetylmuramoyl-L-alanine amidase — MHQKRRIAATPAAPAALTTRAAALAFITALAVIVAAAVGGQDILKTQDTGGGSISATSATSNLSDGKTVVIDDPAIATQGEGEAHRAVKQFERDEQFSQFALTWQGEKDIAAYVRAQQPDGSWGQWFSAEPMDIPGAGGKHGTELIYVEPTQAVQVSITGVDIVSDSAEASGMEAVFIDGGTDSGINLMAESAAQGMPNVVTRAGWGANENQRCLDPTYNNSVKAMTLHHTAGSNNYTQAQAAAQVRGIYQYHGQTLGWCDIGYNVLVDKYGTIYEGRYGGLDKAVEGAHAGGFNTNTWGISMIGNYEGAQPSSTMLDSVAKIAGWKAARSGFDPSGTTTLTSGGFSSAKYGAGQVATLNRFFGHNDVGYTSCPGQYAIAQWPTIRSKTKQYYDKIKSGGQVAAPKPGTDTGTQPAPGTNPGTTPGTQPAPDAGNVGAGLAKMSSLAGSSQLSAEDIGAVLGLAGAVVGLLVATGAANQYFAGAGDREVAGGITVKDAVGIADSLLQISGDPDLQRDWSAIKNTVGPVLGQAQGGPTVINEDLAYQLFSNGLVVDSSSTGLHALVGPIAKAWAESGLNAGDLGLPTSDMYTVDNATAAAQTAQGAAQAAQGVKGAAKKKIRVDFQGGYIDFDPNTQKVNVYTD; from the coding sequence GTGCACCAGAAGCGTCGAATCGCCGCGACCCCCGCGGCGCCCGCCGCGCTCACTACCCGAGCCGCGGCCTTAGCTTTTATCACCGCACTAGCTGTCATCGTCGCGGCTGCCGTCGGCGGTCAGGACATTCTCAAGACTCAGGACACCGGCGGCGGAAGCATCTCCGCCACCTCCGCCACCTCGAACCTGAGCGACGGCAAGACCGTCGTCATCGACGATCCCGCCATCGCCACCCAGGGCGAGGGCGAGGCCCACCGCGCCGTCAAGCAGTTCGAGCGCGACGAGCAGTTCTCCCAGTTCGCACTGACCTGGCAGGGCGAGAAGGACATCGCCGCCTACGTCCGCGCGCAGCAGCCGGACGGCTCCTGGGGCCAGTGGTTCTCCGCCGAGCCCATGGACATCCCCGGCGCGGGCGGCAAGCACGGCACCGAGCTCATCTACGTCGAGCCCACCCAGGCCGTCCAGGTCTCCATCACCGGTGTGGACATCGTCTCGGACAGCGCTGAAGCCTCCGGTATGGAGGCCGTCTTCATCGACGGCGGTACCGATTCCGGCATCAATCTCATGGCGGAGTCCGCGGCACAGGGCATGCCGAACGTCGTCACCCGCGCAGGCTGGGGTGCCAACGAAAACCAACGCTGCCTGGACCCGACCTACAACAACTCCGTCAAGGCGATGACCCTGCACCACACCGCGGGCTCTAACAACTACACCCAGGCACAGGCCGCTGCCCAGGTGCGCGGCATCTACCAGTACCACGGACAGACCCTGGGTTGGTGCGACATCGGCTACAACGTGCTGGTGGATAAGTACGGCACCATTTACGAGGGCCGCTACGGCGGGCTGGACAAGGCCGTGGAAGGTGCACACGCAGGTGGCTTCAACACCAACACGTGGGGCATCTCCATGATCGGCAACTACGAGGGCGCCCAGCCTTCCTCGACCATGCTGGACTCCGTGGCCAAGATCGCCGGCTGGAAGGCCGCACGTTCGGGCTTCGATCCCTCCGGCACGACCACGCTGACCTCCGGAGGCTTCTCCTCCGCCAAGTATGGTGCGGGCCAGGTGGCCACGCTCAACCGCTTCTTCGGACACAACGACGTGGGCTACACCTCGTGCCCGGGCCAGTACGCCATCGCGCAGTGGCCAACCATCCGCTCCAAGACGAAGCAGTACTACGACAAGATCAAGTCCGGCGGCCAGGTGGCGGCTCCGAAGCCGGGCACCGACACAGGCACTCAGCCCGCACCTGGCACCAACCCCGGTACCACCCCAGGTACCCAGCCGGCCCCTGACGCGGGCAACGTAGGCGCGGGTCTGGCCAAGATGAGCTCCCTGGCGGGCTCTTCCCAGCTGTCCGCTGAGGACATCGGCGCGGTGCTGGGCCTGGCGGGCGCGGTCGTCGGCCTGCTCGTGGCCACCGGCGCGGCCAATCAGTACTTCGCCGGCGCGGGCGACCGCGAGGTCGCAGGCGGCATCACCGTCAAGGACGCGGTGGGCATCGCCGATTCCCTTCTGCAGATCTCCGGCGACCCGGACCTGCAGCGCGACTGGAGCGCCATCAAGAACACCGTCGGCCCGGTCTTGGGTCAGGCACAGGGCGGCCCCACCGTCATCAACGAGGACCTGGCCTACCAGCTGTTCAGCAACGGCCTGGTGGTGGATTCCTCCTCCACCGGCCTGCATGCCCTGGTCGGCCCGATCGCCAAGGCCTGGGCGGAGTCCGGCCTCAACGCCGGCGACCTCGGCCTGCCCACCTCGGACATGTACACCGTGGACAACGCCACCGCGGCAGCACAGACCGCGCAGGGCGCGGCGCAGGCAGCCCAGGGTGTCAAGGGCGCCGCGAAGAAGAAGATCCGCGTGGACTTCCAGGGCGGCTACATCGACTTCGACCCGAACACCCAGAAGGTCAACGTCTACACCGACTAG
- a CDS encoding BCCT family transporter, translated as MSHSTPSPTNPPTTQSPESAESIAASDSHRRVQDKKRSIFGLQTDPFIFFTSAGFVVAFVTLTLIFGEGARDAYAAVSGLLMDNLSWLYIGGYSAMLVFLIVIFISKFGNLRLGDDDEEPIYSTPVWFAMLFAAGLGATLLFWGAAEPLHHAFNPPRGDLEPMSNEAITQAFNFTYYHFAAHMWVPFIVPGLAMGYFTFKRKMPARMSSAFSPVLGGYVYKWPGKLIDALSIIGTIFGLAVSVGLGVLQINAGLNILWGVPLVGWVEVCIIALITAVATTSAVSGLDKGIKILSNINIYATVILAIFVLTMGPTLTILKHSTEAFGQYASSLPEMMFWTDSFNENPGWHETWTAFYWAWTICWSPFVGMFIARISRGRTVRQFIGGVLLLPTTFVVLWFSIFGRAAIEVERNEPGKLTKPVVEDGDTPVALFALLSEYPLYMLSGALAIFVIVIYFITSIDSAAIVMDTFASGEEAKTPAIYRASWAISVGVVTGALLFINESGIEAIQQVVIIVALPFFFMMFLLMYSITKGMSDDYAAERRLRTREWEKTDTPEKLEAAEAKPAPGYNAEGDPIDYDEPEYDEEGRMILKSDVRIEGDLDVGGEDRRD; from the coding sequence ATGTCGCACTCGACTCCGAGCCCGACCAACCCACCTACAACCCAGTCTCCTGAGTCGGCGGAATCCATCGCCGCCTCCGATTCGCACCGGCGGGTGCAGGACAAAAAACGCTCAATCTTCGGCCTACAAACCGATCCCTTTATCTTCTTTACTTCAGCGGGCTTCGTCGTCGCCTTCGTGACACTGACCCTCATCTTCGGTGAAGGGGCCCGCGATGCCTACGCCGCGGTGTCCGGCTTACTCATGGACAACCTGTCCTGGTTGTACATCGGCGGTTACTCCGCGATGCTGGTCTTCCTCATCGTCATCTTCATCTCAAAGTTCGGCAACCTCCGCCTCGGCGACGATGACGAGGAACCCATCTACTCCACCCCGGTGTGGTTCGCGATGCTGTTCGCCGCCGGGTTGGGCGCCACCCTGTTGTTTTGGGGCGCCGCCGAGCCGCTGCACCACGCCTTCAACCCACCGCGCGGAGACCTGGAGCCGATGAGCAACGAGGCCATCACCCAGGCCTTCAACTTCACCTACTACCACTTCGCGGCCCACATGTGGGTACCGTTCATCGTTCCCGGCCTGGCCATGGGCTACTTCACGTTCAAACGCAAGATGCCGGCGCGGATGTCCTCGGCATTCTCCCCGGTGCTGGGCGGCTACGTGTACAAGTGGCCGGGCAAGCTTATCGACGCCCTGTCGATCATCGGCACCATCTTCGGCCTTGCGGTCTCCGTGGGCCTGGGCGTGCTCCAGATCAACGCCGGGCTCAACATCCTGTGGGGCGTCCCCCTGGTCGGCTGGGTGGAAGTGTGCATCATCGCGCTGATCACCGCAGTAGCCACGACCTCCGCTGTCTCGGGCCTGGACAAGGGCATCAAGATCTTGTCCAATATCAACATCTACGCCACGGTCATCCTGGCCATCTTCGTGCTCACCATGGGGCCGACGCTGACCATCCTCAAGCACAGCACGGAGGCCTTCGGGCAGTACGCGTCCTCGCTGCCGGAGATGATGTTCTGGACGGATTCCTTCAACGAGAACCCGGGCTGGCACGAGACCTGGACGGCGTTCTACTGGGCGTGGACCATCTGCTGGTCGCCGTTCGTGGGCATGTTCATCGCCCGCATTTCCCGCGGTCGCACCGTCCGCCAGTTCATCGGCGGCGTCCTGCTGCTGCCCACCACCTTCGTGGTGTTGTGGTTTTCCATCTTTGGCCGCGCCGCCATCGAGGTGGAACGCAACGAACCGGGCAAACTTACCAAACCGGTGGTGGAAGACGGCGATACCCCAGTGGCACTGTTCGCGCTGCTCAGCGAGTACCCGCTGTACATGCTGTCCGGCGCTCTAGCCATCTTCGTTATCGTCATTTACTTCATCACCTCGATCGACTCTGCGGCGATCGTCATGGACACCTTCGCCTCGGGCGAAGAGGCGAAGACCCCGGCTATCTACCGCGCTTCCTGGGCTATCTCGGTGGGCGTGGTCACCGGCGCGCTGCTGTTCATCAACGAATCCGGCATCGAAGCCATCCAGCAGGTGGTCATCATCGTGGCGCTGCCGTTCTTCTTCATGATGTTCCTGCTCATGTACTCGATCACTAAGGGCATGAGCGACGACTACGCCGCGGAGCGGCGCCTGCGCACCCGCGAATGGGAGAAGACGGACACCCCGGAGAAGCTGGAGGCCGCCGAGGCAAAGCCGGCGCCGGGCTACAACGCCGAGGGCGACCCCATCGACTACGACGAGCCCGAGTACGACGAGGAAGGGCGCATGATCTTGAAGTCCGACGTCCGCATCGAGGGCGACCTGGATGTCGGCGGCGAGGACCGCCGGGACTAG
- the glpK gene encoding glycerol kinase GlpK produces the protein MNFVAALDQGTTSTRCVIVNSTGEVVASAQYEHEQIMPRKGWVEHDPLEIWTNARRAIFAAMAEGDISPGAVTSLGITNQRETAVVWDKATGRPIYNAIVWQDTRTSGMFEPANKWQRTTGLLANSYPAGPKIAWILDHVDGARERAEAGELLAGTIDTWLLWNLTGGARVPADGEHRALHVTDVTNASRTLLMDLRSLQWDEELCQEIGVPLGILPEIRPSIGDFGRIYSRGFLPTLPISGVLGDQQAALFGQACFKEGDAKNTYGTGLFLLLNTGLEPKFSEHGLLTTVAYQQDGQPPVYALEGSVAVGGSLIQWLRDQLGIIPDAASSETIAAKDNGGVYIVPAFSGLFAPRWRADARGVIVGLTRFADRHHIARAALEATCFQTREVVEAMVADADIDVTHLRVDGGMTDNNLLMQMQADLLGTTVVRPEEIETTALGAAFAAGVGAGVWADTAEVATLVHSDQRWEPDMAAAERDALYAEWNKAVTRTLDWEG, from the coding sequence GAGCACGAGCAGATCATGCCTCGAAAAGGCTGGGTGGAGCACGACCCGCTGGAGATTTGGACCAACGCGCGACGGGCGATTTTCGCGGCGATGGCTGAGGGCGACATCAGCCCCGGGGCCGTCACCTCGCTCGGCATCACCAACCAGCGCGAGACTGCCGTGGTGTGGGACAAGGCCACGGGCCGGCCCATCTATAACGCTATTGTCTGGCAGGACACCCGCACCTCGGGGATGTTCGAGCCCGCAAACAAGTGGCAGCGCACCACCGGACTGCTGGCTAATTCCTACCCGGCGGGCCCGAAGATCGCCTGGATCCTGGACCACGTGGACGGCGCCCGCGAGCGCGCGGAGGCAGGCGAGCTGCTGGCCGGCACCATCGACACCTGGTTGTTGTGGAACCTCACCGGCGGCGCCCGGGTCCCCGCCGACGGCGAACACCGCGCCCTGCACGTCACCGACGTCACCAACGCCTCGCGCACCCTGCTCATGGACCTGCGCTCCTTGCAGTGGGACGAGGAACTGTGCCAGGAGATAGGCGTGCCGCTGGGCATCCTGCCGGAGATCCGGCCCTCCATCGGGGACTTCGGGCGCATCTATTCCCGGGGCTTCCTGCCCACCCTGCCGATCAGCGGCGTGTTGGGGGACCAGCAGGCGGCGCTGTTCGGCCAGGCGTGCTTTAAGGAGGGCGACGCCAAGAACACCTACGGTACGGGGCTGTTTTTGCTGCTCAATACCGGCCTGGAGCCGAAGTTCTCCGAGCACGGACTGCTCACCACCGTGGCCTATCAGCAGGACGGCCAGCCCCCGGTCTATGCGCTCGAGGGCTCCGTGGCGGTGGGCGGTTCGCTCATCCAGTGGCTGCGGGATCAGCTTGGAATTATCCCGGATGCGGCATCGAGCGAGACCATCGCGGCCAAGGACAACGGCGGGGTGTATATCGTCCCGGCTTTTTCGGGGCTGTTTGCTCCGCGCTGGCGTGCCGACGCCCGCGGCGTCATCGTGGGACTGACCCGTTTCGCAGATCGTCACCACATCGCCCGCGCGGCGCTGGAGGCCACGTGCTTCCAGACCCGCGAGGTGGTCGAGGCCATGGTCGCGGACGCGGACATTGATGTCACGCACCTGCGCGTGGACGGAGGCATGACGGACAACAACCTGCTCATGCAGATGCAAGCGGATCTGCTGGGCACCACGGTGGTGCGGCCGGAGGAGATTGAGACCACCGCGCTGGGCGCCGCGTTCGCCGCGGGCGTGGGCGCGGGGGTGTGGGCGGACACCGCCGAGGTCGCCACGCTGGTGCACAGCGACCAGCGTTGGGAGCCGGACATGGCCGCCGCGGAGCGTGACGCTCTTTATGCCGAGTGGAACAAGGCCGTTACGCGCACCCTCGACTGGGAGGGGTAG